A region from the Oceaniferula marina genome encodes:
- a CDS encoding DUF58 domain-containing protein — MSLSPAQLNQLQTQANICTERLGLPLRSQIWRGKAGEFQGAGTGSSIDFQDHRAYVPGDDPRHINWQAYARTGNYSMKLYREEVRPSVELLLDVSNSMFFDPEKEKRCAELLYFCCLSAAQSGASIRTQLVQGDHHQHIPEDAINSHRWLEPANKMAASDPAAPPQLQNLPLLPHSVRILISDLLFDTDPAPILQQLTRQHGKAILLVPYLQQEANPDWSGHYEFVDAEHRGAHPHRIDPSILKKYRQAYRDHFTQWHQAARRFNTPMAKVASEPELLTALNTEALKSGALTTN; from the coding sequence GTGAGCCTCAGCCCCGCACAGTTAAATCAACTTCAAACCCAGGCGAACATCTGCACCGAACGCCTCGGTCTGCCCTTGCGCAGCCAAATCTGGCGAGGTAAAGCCGGCGAGTTCCAAGGCGCGGGAACAGGGTCATCCATCGACTTCCAAGACCACCGCGCCTACGTCCCCGGAGATGACCCACGCCACATCAACTGGCAGGCATACGCCCGGACCGGCAATTACAGCATGAAACTGTACCGGGAGGAAGTTCGGCCCAGCGTCGAACTCCTGCTCGATGTATCCAACTCCATGTTCTTTGACCCCGAGAAAGAAAAGCGATGCGCGGAACTGCTCTACTTTTGTTGCCTGTCAGCGGCTCAATCCGGAGCCAGCATCCGCACCCAACTCGTTCAGGGCGATCACCACCAGCACATCCCGGAAGATGCCATCAACAGCCATCGATGGCTCGAACCGGCTAATAAAATGGCTGCATCCGATCCCGCCGCGCCCCCCCAACTGCAAAACCTTCCGCTGCTCCCCCACTCCGTCCGCATCCTGATTTCCGACCTGCTTTTCGATACCGATCCAGCGCCCATCCTGCAACAGCTCACCCGCCAACACGGCAAAGCCATTTTACTCGTCCCTTACCTTCAACAGGAAGCCAACCCCGACTGGAGTGGCCACTACGAGTTTGTTGACGCCGAACATCGGGGAGCCCACCCGCACCGCATCGACCCCTCGATCCTGAAAAAATACCGGCAAGCATACCGCGATCACTTTACCCAATGGCATCAGGCCGCCAGACGTTTCAACACCCCGATGGCCAAAGTCGCATCCGAACCCGAGCTCCTCACCGCACTCAATACAGAAGCCCTCAAATCCGGAGCCCTGACAACGAACTAA
- a CDS encoding Gfo/Idh/MocA family protein: MSLRVGVAGAGAMGRNHARVFSLLDGCELVAVYDQDMERAEQVAAEFGGKAVDSLDAFAAEVDAATVAVPTVAHRNVGCTLMEQGVHVLMEKPIADSLDDARALIETSKRCDRILQVGHIERFNPVMRELEDKLKEPRFIEAHRLSPFPNRSIDIGVVLDLMIHDLEIILHLVRSPVVSVDAVGVPVMTPREDIANARIRFENGCVANVTSSRISPERMRKIRVFQGDCYLSLDYQEQSAGMYRMGAGGIEKVEVNIEKDEPLKLELASFIESVNLGATPEVSGQQGADALALALEITNQIMHSPSPELSI, translated from the coding sequence ATGAGTTTACGTGTCGGAGTAGCAGGAGCGGGGGCCATGGGTCGTAACCATGCCCGGGTATTTTCTTTGTTGGATGGTTGCGAATTGGTTGCCGTTTATGATCAGGATATGGAGCGCGCGGAGCAAGTGGCCGCCGAGTTCGGGGGGAAAGCTGTGGATTCTCTGGATGCTTTTGCTGCCGAAGTGGATGCTGCCACTGTGGCTGTGCCGACGGTTGCCCACCGAAACGTCGGCTGCACGCTGATGGAGCAAGGGGTGCACGTGTTGATGGAAAAGCCGATTGCTGACAGCCTGGACGATGCCCGTGCGTTGATTGAGACGTCAAAACGCTGCGACCGCATTTTGCAGGTTGGGCATATCGAGCGTTTCAACCCGGTCATGAGGGAACTTGAGGATAAGTTGAAGGAGCCTCGTTTTATCGAAGCTCATCGTTTGTCGCCGTTTCCGAATCGGAGCATCGATATCGGGGTGGTGCTTGATTTGATGATTCATGATCTTGAGATCATTCTGCATTTGGTGCGATCCCCGGTGGTGAGCGTGGATGCTGTCGGAGTTCCCGTGATGACGCCGCGTGAGGATATTGCCAATGCGCGTATTCGTTTTGAAAATGGCTGTGTTGCGAATGTGACATCGAGTCGGATCAGCCCGGAGCGCATGCGTAAAATTCGCGTGTTCCAGGGGGATTGTTATTTGTCTCTGGATTACCAGGAGCAAAGCGCGGGCATGTACCGCATGGGAGCCGGGGGGATTGAAAAAGTCGAAGTGAATATCGAAAAGGACGAGCCTCTCAAGCTGGAGTTGGCCTCCTTCATTGAGAGTGTGAATTTGGGAGCCACGCCAGAAGTTTCCGGCCAGCAGGGTGCGGATGCCCTCGCCTTGGCCCTTGAGATTACCAATCAAATCATGCATTCACCCTCGCCGGAGCTGTCGATTTGA
- a CDS encoding ABC transporter ATP-binding protein: protein MDNAIVVNQLYRYFGPLKAVDGISFEVPHGSVCGFVGANGAGKTTTMRMMATLDYPTMGNVEICGINVVNFPHQVRSLIGWMPDHFGNYEHMTVLEYLDFYARALGYRGKERQTRIQEVMEFADLIPLADRPSNKLSKGMTQRLCLGRSLIHDPQVLIMDEPAAGLDPKARVELKHLIRILAEEGKTIFISSHILSELGEMCDSLLFIDKGRIVHHGDADSLKHSTDAQGGLYFDVQLLDNPQALSDWVITSPYAELVETRKHGGRIRVDDPQAASSVLGSMIKDGLPVIEFHKEQRNLEDAFIDMIDNLNEGNHIQVPPMPKPTVPIQPS from the coding sequence ATGGATAACGCTATCGTCGTCAATCAACTCTACCGCTACTTCGGCCCGCTCAAGGCCGTCGATGGCATCAGCTTCGAAGTCCCCCATGGATCCGTCTGTGGATTTGTCGGAGCCAACGGTGCCGGAAAAACCACCACCATGCGCATGATGGCCACCCTTGACTACCCCACCATGGGCAATGTGGAAATCTGTGGCATCAACGTGGTCAATTTCCCTCATCAAGTGCGCTCCCTGATCGGTTGGATGCCGGATCACTTTGGGAACTACGAACACATGACCGTTCTCGAATACCTCGATTTCTATGCCCGGGCACTCGGTTACCGTGGCAAAGAACGCCAAACCCGTATTCAGGAGGTTATGGAATTTGCCGATCTCATCCCACTTGCAGACCGACCGTCGAACAAGCTGTCAAAAGGAATGACCCAGCGGCTATGCCTCGGTCGTTCCCTGATCCACGACCCCCAGGTCCTGATCATGGACGAACCCGCAGCGGGCCTCGACCCCAAAGCTCGGGTCGAACTCAAGCACCTGATCCGCATTCTGGCAGAGGAAGGAAAAACCATCTTTATCTCTTCACACATCCTTTCCGAGTTAGGTGAAATGTGCGACAGCCTTCTCTTCATCGACAAAGGCAGGATTGTCCACCACGGTGATGCCGACTCCCTCAAACACAGCACCGATGCCCAGGGTGGACTCTACTTTGATGTTCAGCTGCTGGACAACCCCCAGGCGCTCTCAGACTGGGTCATCACCTCTCCCTACGCCGAACTGGTGGAAACGAGAAAACACGGCGGTCGAATCCGGGTCGATGACCCTCAGGCTGCCTCAAGTGTGCTCGGCAGCATGATCAAAGACGGACTTCCCGTGATCGAGTTCCACAAAGAGCAACGCAACCTCGAAGATGCCTTCATCGACATGATCGACAACTTGAATGAAGGCAACCACATCCAGGTTCCACCCATGCCCAAGCCCACCGTACCCATCCAGCCATCCTGA
- a CDS encoding AAA family ATPase encodes MQFATESEVSAASQHIRSLTQTLNQVLFGQEELIDLVITGLLARGHILLEGLPGLGKTELVKGLSKALDLEAKRVQFTPDLLPGDITGNPVLQEQDGQRAFVFQPGPLFTNILLADEINRASPKTQSAMLEAMQERRVTVLGDSHELPAPFFVLATQNPIELEGTYPLPEAQLDRFLFKLEVSRNNVETLEKIVNQRELGTEPEVQTVMNAQQLDETLTLVRRIFLPDVVANYIARLVDATHPGQSSAAAGIKYGSSPRAALSLASAAKARALINERTHTSFEDVKYVAPAVLRHRIILDYNARVEGKTPNDAIHSLLDEVPFQNLDTPKVLHRPS; translated from the coding sequence ATGCAATTTGCCACCGAATCCGAAGTCTCTGCCGCCAGTCAGCATATTCGCTCATTAACCCAAACACTCAATCAAGTCCTCTTTGGCCAGGAAGAGCTCATCGACCTCGTCATCACCGGCCTTCTGGCACGTGGCCATATCCTCCTCGAAGGACTACCCGGATTAGGAAAAACCGAACTGGTCAAAGGACTATCCAAAGCGCTGGACCTGGAAGCCAAGCGAGTCCAGTTCACCCCGGATCTTCTGCCGGGTGACATCACCGGCAACCCGGTGCTCCAAGAACAAGATGGCCAGCGTGCCTTCGTCTTCCAACCCGGCCCCTTGTTCACCAACATTTTGTTAGCTGATGAAATCAACCGGGCATCACCCAAAACCCAGTCCGCCATGCTCGAGGCCATGCAGGAACGCCGGGTGACCGTACTCGGCGACAGCCACGAACTACCGGCACCCTTCTTTGTTCTCGCCACCCAAAACCCGATCGAGCTCGAAGGAACCTACCCACTGCCGGAAGCGCAGTTAGACCGCTTCCTCTTCAAACTGGAAGTCTCACGCAATAATGTCGAGACCTTGGAAAAAATTGTCAACCAGCGCGAACTCGGCACCGAACCTGAGGTGCAAACCGTCATGAATGCCCAGCAACTCGACGAAACCCTAACACTCGTCCGACGAATCTTTTTACCCGATGTCGTTGCCAACTACATCGCGAGGCTCGTGGACGCCACTCACCCCGGCCAATCGTCGGCAGCTGCCGGGATTAAATACGGCTCCAGCCCGCGTGCAGCCTTATCACTGGCGTCCGCAGCCAAAGCCCGAGCCCTGATCAATGAAAGGACCCACACCAGCTTCGAAGACGTCAAGTATGTCGCCCCGGCCGTTCTCCGTCACAGAATCATTCTCGACTACAACGCACGGGTCGAAGGGAAAACGCCCAACGATGCCATCCATTCACTGCTCGATGAAGTCCCCTTCCAAAACCTGGACACCCCGAAGGTTCTTCACCGCCCATCCTAA
- a CDS encoding RNA polymerase sigma factor produces MGDNKDTDSQPDPRDGEQTKDMVETSADLVERAISEYESPLIGYARTIVHDLDRARDVVQDTFIRLYQQDAGKVSEGLKSWLFTVCRNRALDVLRKEKRLVAVEDEVLERRDSGGPTPYQATADHERVEMVKSYISRLPENQATVILLKFEKGYSYQEISEETGLSQGNVGFLIHTGMKRLRSMLPDDLK; encoded by the coding sequence ATGGGCGATAACAAGGATACGGACAGTCAGCCCGACCCCCGGGATGGCGAGCAAACAAAGGATATGGTGGAAACCAGTGCAGATCTCGTTGAACGTGCGATTTCAGAATATGAATCGCCGCTGATTGGATATGCACGGACCATCGTGCATGATTTGGACCGTGCCCGTGATGTCGTTCAGGATACGTTCATCCGGCTTTATCAGCAGGACGCCGGCAAGGTTAGCGAAGGTCTGAAATCCTGGCTCTTCACCGTGTGCAGGAATCGGGCTCTCGATGTCTTGCGTAAAGAGAAGCGTCTTGTTGCCGTGGAGGATGAGGTCTTGGAGCGCCGTGACAGCGGTGGTCCGACACCTTATCAGGCTACGGCCGACCATGAGCGGGTAGAGATGGTGAAATCCTATATCTCCCGCTTGCCGGAGAATCAGGCAACCGTGATACTGCTTAAATTTGAGAAAGGATACTCCTATCAAGAAATCAGTGAGGAAACCGGGCTGAGTCAAGGTAATGTGGGTTTTCTCATCCATACGGGGATGAAGCGGCTCCGCTCCATGCTTCCCGACGACTTAAAATAA
- a CDS encoding prenyltransferase/squalene oxidase repeat-containing protein codes for MSLHAQLSPEAQARLHAQQRNSTITSIIIAILVVLLIGIILLWILLPPIDNFTPEIVSYQAGTEENDNVKKREMTRAVERKPSAPSSSMAKVIAANTQSNTAIPVPEIDVPDPSTDFGDGDDFGDGWGDGDGQGGGGFGGIPATMQKRCTKGDRLNRLAANGGNEQCEVAVEKALQWLKKTQNKDGSWSPQHKVGMTGLAILTFLGRCETPNSEEYGDAVTRGIVYLVNVCMKNNGKMASDFKGHWSYEHGIATYALGEAATFCIKLGINIPNLNEATKMAGDWILEHQHNNGSWTYKYEHSSGHHDNSVGLWQIQALKACKHTGLWKESEFKGVMRKALGYIKNTQNKNGGIGYNSAAGRDIGWTMTGAGMLAYQMWDKSHDSVVRQGAKHIKKNAKFVFNSADSDLYRHYYHAQAMINRGGGDWSFYNKLFRDELLKNQNDNGSWKNVGGGAKVHAVGAEYQGGSAKAVHYRTCLAALMLEVYYRFLPATGAKTR; via the coding sequence ATGAGCTTACACGCCCAACTCTCACCTGAAGCCCAAGCACGACTGCACGCGCAACAGCGGAATTCAACCATCACCAGTATCATCATCGCCATTCTGGTCGTCTTGCTGATCGGCATCATCCTCCTCTGGATCCTGCTCCCGCCCATCGATAACTTCACCCCGGAAATTGTATCCTACCAAGCTGGCACGGAAGAAAACGATAACGTCAAAAAACGTGAAATGACACGTGCGGTCGAACGCAAACCATCCGCACCCTCATCATCGATGGCCAAAGTCATTGCAGCCAATACCCAATCCAACACCGCCATTCCGGTGCCGGAAATCGATGTCCCGGACCCATCCACTGACTTTGGTGACGGTGATGATTTCGGTGACGGCTGGGGCGACGGCGACGGACAGGGCGGCGGAGGCTTCGGAGGTATTCCGGCCACCATGCAAAAACGCTGCACCAAAGGTGACCGCCTGAACCGCTTGGCCGCCAATGGCGGAAACGAGCAATGCGAAGTCGCCGTGGAAAAAGCCCTGCAATGGCTGAAAAAAACCCAAAACAAAGACGGAAGCTGGAGCCCTCAACATAAAGTGGGTATGACCGGACTCGCCATCCTGACCTTCCTCGGACGCTGCGAAACACCCAACTCCGAAGAGTATGGTGACGCCGTCACCCGCGGCATCGTTTACCTCGTCAATGTCTGCATGAAAAACAACGGCAAAATGGCATCCGACTTCAAAGGCCACTGGAGCTACGAACACGGGATCGCCACTTACGCCCTCGGTGAGGCTGCCACCTTCTGCATCAAACTCGGCATCAACATTCCAAACCTCAACGAAGCCACCAAAATGGCCGGTGACTGGATCCTCGAGCACCAGCACAACAACGGTTCATGGACCTATAAATACGAGCACTCCAGCGGACACCACGACAACTCCGTCGGGCTCTGGCAAATCCAGGCACTCAAAGCCTGTAAACACACCGGCCTCTGGAAAGAGTCCGAGTTCAAAGGTGTCATGCGCAAGGCCCTCGGCTACATCAAAAACACCCAGAACAAAAACGGTGGAATCGGTTACAACTCTGCTGCCGGCCGCGATATCGGCTGGACCATGACCGGCGCAGGCATGCTCGCCTACCAAATGTGGGACAAGAGTCACGACTCCGTGGTCCGCCAGGGAGCCAAGCACATCAAGAAAAATGCCAAGTTCGTGTTCAACTCAGCCGATTCAGATCTCTATCGCCACTACTACCACGCCCAGGCCATGATCAACCGGGGCGGCGGAGACTGGAGCTTCTACAACAAGCTCTTCCGTGATGAGCTGCTGAAAAACCAAAACGACAATGGTTCATGGAAAAACGTTGGCGGCGGAGCCAAGGTTCACGCCGTTGGCGCGGAATACCAAGGGGGGTCAGCGAAAGCGGTCCACTATCGCACCTGTTTGGCTGCACTGATGCTGGAAGTCTATTATCGCTTCCTGCCAGCCACGGGAGCCAAAACCCGCTAA